The Campylobacter sp. RM10537 genome has a segment encoding these proteins:
- a CDS encoding FAD-linked oxidase C-terminal domain-containing protein → MREEFKQYFIKLLGNENAYFDQMHKIAYSYDATKNHYLPDGVLFPKNEEDISNILKFCNDKGIIIVPRGAGTGMSGGSLAVNGGLILAFEKHMNKILEIDLDNLVAIVQPGVINMHLQKEVAKYGLFYPPDPASMEHSSLGGNVSENAGGMRATKYGITKDYVLALRAVLPNGEIISAGKRTVKDVAGYNLAGILIASEGSLAVFSELTLKLIALPKFKKTAMGIFSSVKSAMNAVFKTLASGVTPTSMEFLDNLSILAVEHKFNTGLPINAGAILIVEVDGNLQESIDEDLKIIKHYFLEENASEFKIAKSEKEAKDIWFARRNCSQSIAMYGNLKLNEDITVPRSKLPDLLEGINEISKKYGFKIPCFGHAGDGNVHTNVMIKDKNDQDQVKKGHLAVEEIFKLTIKLGGTLSGEHGIGISKASFMNLAFSNAEMNLMRNIKKAFDPNNILNPFKMGL, encoded by the coding sequence ATGAGAGAAGAATTTAAGCAATATTTTATCAAACTTTTAGGTAATGAAAATGCTTATTTTGATCAAATGCATAAAATTGCTTATAGTTATGATGCAACTAAAAATCATTATTTACCTGATGGTGTGCTTTTTCCAAAGAATGAAGAAGATATTTCTAATATTCTAAAATTTTGTAATGATAAGGGTATTATCATTGTCCCACGTGGTGCTGGAACAGGTATGAGTGGAGGTTCTTTGGCTGTTAATGGCGGTTTAATTTTGGCTTTTGAAAAGCATATGAATAAAATTTTAGAAATTGATCTAGATAATTTAGTTGCTATTGTTCAACCAGGTGTTATTAATATGCACTTACAAAAAGAAGTTGCCAAATATGGACTTTTTTATCCACCAGATCCTGCTAGTATGGAGCATTCAAGTTTGGGAGGTAATGTAAGTGAGAATGCTGGTGGAATGCGTGCAACAAAATATGGAATTACAAAAGATTATGTTTTAGCCCTAAGAGCAGTTTTGCCTAATGGAGAAATAATTTCTGCAGGTAAACGGACTGTAAAAGATGTTGCAGGTTATAACTTAGCTGGAATTTTAATTGCTAGCGAAGGTTCTTTGGCGGTTTTTAGTGAGTTAACATTAAAATTGATCGCTTTGCCTAAGTTTAAAAAGACAGCTATGGGAATTTTTTCAAGTGTAAAAAGTGCTATGAATGCTGTTTTTAAAACTTTAGCAAGTGGTGTTACTCCTACTTCAATGGAATTTTTAGATAATCTTAGTATTTTAGCGGTAGAACATAAATTTAATACAGGTTTGCCTATAAATGCTGGAGCGATTTTAATTGTTGAGGTGGATGGAAATCTTCAAGAATCTATTGATGAAGATTTAAAAATTATAAAACATTATTTTTTAGAAGAAAATGCAAGTGAATTTAAGATTGCCAAGAGTGAAAAAGAGGCTAAAGATATATGGTTTGCTAGGAGAAATTGCTCTCAAAGCATTGCTATGTATGGAAATTTAAAATTAAATGAAGATATCACTGTTCCAAGGTCAAAACTTCCTGATTTGTTAGAAGGAATTAATGAAATTTCAAAAAAATATGGTTTTAAAATCCCTTGTTTTGGTCATGCAGGTGATGGTAATGTCCATACTAATGTTATGATTAAAGATAAAAATGATCAAGATCAGGTTAAAAAAGGACATTTAGCCGTAGAAGAGATTTTTAAACTTACGATTAAATTAGGTGGGACTTTAAGTGGGGAGCATGGTATAGGAATTTCAAAGGCATCATTTATGAATTTGGCATTTTCTAATGCTGAAATGAATTTGATGAGAAATATAAAAAAGGCTTTTGATCCAAATAATATACTCAATCCTTTTAAAATGGGACTTTAG
- a CDS encoding M23 family metallopeptidase, with protein sequence MRKILLLFVFVIQSFAALSVEELTWDNGDTLLKFLQRNSIPISLYYGLDKEDQELASDILYKTRYQILKDDNNNIEQVLIPISDDLQIHIYKNENNQYVLTFTPIIYQIDNRILYLTIKNSAYQDVYEESGSSTLARAMVRAFKGINFRNIQKGDEITLYYEQKRRMGKLWGDITIKMATVEINKNIQEVFFYNDTFYDRKGRELDNFLLTKPVNYIRISSPFSTARYHPILKRYRAHLGIDYAAPTGTPVKSAGKGTIIFVGTKGGYGNVVQVKHEGGYTTLYAHLSRFAKIKTGQRVNQGQIIAYVGSTGMSTGPHLHFGVYLNNKAINPASVVKIAKSELKGKQKEEFENTIAQYERTVKAALKNHEPNPPKEEDFENYIELN encoded by the coding sequence ATGAGAAAAATTCTACTTTTATTTGTATTTGTTATCCAAAGTTTTGCTGCATTAAGTGTTGAAGAATTAACTTGGGATAATGGAGATACTTTACTAAAATTTTTACAACGAAATTCCATTCCAATATCACTTTATTATGGACTTGATAAAGAAGATCAAGAGCTTGCTTCTGATATACTTTACAAAACAAGATATCAAATTTTAAAAGATGATAATAACAATATAGAACAAGTTTTAATCCCAATAAGCGATGATTTACAAATTCATATTTACAAAAATGAAAATAATCAATATGTATTAACTTTTACCCCAATTATCTATCAAATTGATAATAGAATATTATATTTAACAATTAAAAATTCAGCCTATCAAGATGTTTACGAAGAAAGCGGAAGTAGTACTTTAGCTCGCGCTATGGTTCGAGCTTTTAAAGGAATTAATTTCAGAAATATCCAAAAAGGAGATGAAATAACGCTTTATTATGAGCAAAAAAGACGTATGGGAAAGCTATGGGGCGATATTACAATTAAAATGGCTACAGTAGAAATTAACAAAAATATTCAAGAAGTTTTCTTTTATAATGATACTTTTTACGATCGTAAAGGCAGAGAATTGGATAATTTCTTGCTTACAAAACCTGTTAATTATATAAGAATTTCCTCTCCTTTTAGTACTGCAAGATATCATCCTATACTTAAACGCTACCGTGCTCATCTTGGTATAGATTATGCTGCACCTACTGGAACACCTGTTAAAAGTGCTGGAAAAGGAACAATCATTTTTGTTGGAACAAAAGGGGGATATGGAAATGTTGTACAAGTAAAACATGAAGGAGGATACACGACTTTATATGCACATTTAAGTCGTTTTGCCAAAATAAAAACAGGTCAAAGGGTTAATCAAGGTCAAATTATTGCTTATGTAGGATCAACAGGAATGAGCACAGGCCCTCATTTACATTTTGGAGTATATCTTAACAATAAAGCTATCAATCCAGCATCAGTTGTAAAAATCGCAAAGTCTGAGTTAAAAGGAAAGCAAAAAGAAGAATTTGAAAATACAATAGCCCAATATGAAAGAACGGTTAAAGCGGCCTTAAAAAACCATGAACCAAATCCTCCAAAAGAAGAAGATTTTGAAAATTATATAGAATTAAATTAA
- a CDS encoding ComEC/Rec2 family competence protein: protein MLCRNSFFNNFKEFRYIFLFGIIIFIFNIILQYYNFSLFKKNKHYFIENAILLQNYIKYNKKNKKYWILKIQTKDFVFYTTSFKDLNLSNNQLLNLKIITENINFKDYLSQIFYAPSYDLEKLGIKENNAVISYFLNQHKNEKIREFYGALFFALPISKDLRNDVNHYGIAHLIAISGYHIGLIFSLIFFIIAPIYSFFQKKYFPYRNLRFDLSILIFILLFLYTCLIGLVPSYIRSLVMAIFGFYLICKNIKVLNFITLFTSVFICICCFPKLLFSIGFLFSIMGVFYIFLYLHHFSKSFNTFFNVLFLNIWTFLAMTLPVIYFFPLISFQQFLSIFLSAIFVIFYPLTLVLHFINFGNIFDAVLKEFFDFKLYASNVQIPLWIFISYIIASLLSIRFKLLALFCIFSNLLPFIIIMI from the coding sequence ATGCTTTGTCGAAATTCTTTTTTTAATAATTTTAAAGAATTTCGCTATATATTTTTATTTGGAATCATCATTTTTATTTTTAATATAATTTTACAATACTACAATTTTTCATTGTTTAAAAAAAATAAACACTATTTTATAGAAAATGCTATTCTCTTGCAAAATTATATAAAATATAATAAAAAGAATAAAAAATATTGGATTTTAAAAATACAAACAAAAGATTTTGTTTTTTATACAACAAGCTTTAAAGATTTAAATTTAAGCAATAACCAACTTTTAAATTTAAAAATCATTACCGAAAATATTAATTTTAAAGATTATCTTAGCCAAATTTTTTATGCACCTAGTTACGATCTTGAAAAATTGGGAATAAAAGAGAATAACGCTGTTATTTCTTATTTTTTAAATCAACATAAAAATGAAAAAATTCGTGAATTTTATGGTGCGTTATTTTTTGCATTGCCTATATCTAAAGATCTAAGAAATGATGTCAATCATTATGGAATTGCTCATTTAATAGCCATTAGTGGATATCATATTGGTCTTATTTTTAGTTTAATATTTTTTATTATAGCTCCAATTTATAGCTTTTTTCAAAAAAAATATTTCCCCTATAGAAATTTGCGCTTTGATTTAAGTATTTTAATTTTTATTTTACTTTTTTTATACACTTGTCTTATTGGCCTTGTTCCTTCTTATATACGTTCTCTAGTTATGGCCATTTTTGGATTTTATCTTATTTGTAAAAATATTAAAGTTCTTAATTTTATTACACTTTTTACAAGCGTTTTTATTTGCATTTGTTGCTTTCCTAAACTTTTATTTAGCATAGGATTCTTATTTTCTATTATGGGAGTTTTTTATATTTTTTTATATTTACACCATTTTTCAAAATCTTTTAATACTTTTTTTAATGTGCTTTTCTTAAATATATGGACTTTCCTTGCTATGACTTTACCTGTTATTTATTTTTTTCCATTAATTAGCTTTCAACAATTTCTATCTATATTTTTAAGTGCTATTTTTGTAATATTTTATCCTTTGACTCTAGTTTTACATTTTATTAACTTTGGTAATATATTTGATGCTGTATTAAAAGAATTTTTTGATTTTAAATTGTATGCAAGCAATGTTCAAATTCCACTTTGGATCTTTATAAGCTATATTATAGCTTCGCTTTTATCGATTCGTTTTAAATTATTAGCTCTTTTTTGTATTTTTTCTAATCTTCTTCCCTTCATTATCATTATGATTTAA
- a CDS encoding plasminogen-binding N-terminal domain-containing protein gives MLRFIAFFLTLNLTLFAANFNLKPIKTELLKVDDIYGYIKDSSEIQISSSGVVLQQFKNSKSIIARVNVIAKENGLAKLEFSVFSDLKQKALPLPNVLPQIGDEVILNFLYDRGMIIAPDEKTYNDLASDFPQIYFTHIDIFGAQLIRSSTVAPKRSDFRKFCADNAVGILIFALEDKAKIIDCQNFNELYAIPIKKASSVQIPFYSRVDGYRTNFFDFNAQKINDYYQYYNALIDFSKVLAD, from the coding sequence TTGCTTAGATTTATAGCATTTTTTTTAACATTAAATCTTACTTTATTTGCTGCAAATTTCAATTTAAAGCCTATTAAAACTGAGCTTTTAAAAGTAGATGATATTTATGGTTATATCAAAGATAGTTCAGAAATTCAAATCAGTTCTAGTGGAGTTGTACTGCAGCAATTTAAAAATTCTAAAAGTATTATCGCTAGAGTAAATGTGATTGCTAAAGAAAATGGCCTTGCAAAATTAGAATTTAGTGTTTTTTCAGATTTAAAGCAAAAAGCTTTACCTTTACCAAATGTTTTACCTCAAATTGGCGATGAGGTAATTTTAAATTTTCTTTATGATAGAGGGATGATTATCGCTCCAGATGAAAAAACTTATAATGATTTAGCATCAGATTTTCCTCAAATTTATTTTACTCATATAGATATTTTTGGAGCACAATTAATTAGAAGCTCTACCGTTGCTCCAAAACGTAGTGATTTTAGAAAATTTTGTGCAGATAATGCAGTAGGTATTTTAATTTTTGCTTTAGAAGATAAAGCTAAAATTATTGATTGTCAAAATTTCAATGAACTTTATGCAATTCCTATTAAAAAAGCATCTAGTGTACAAATTCCTTTTTATTCTCGTGTAGATGGTTATAGAACTAATTTTTTTGATTTTAATGCACAAAAAATAAATGATTATTACCAGTATTATAATGCTTTAATTGATTTTTCTAAGGTTTTAGCAGATTAA
- a CDS encoding YihY/virulence factor BrkB family protein, with protein sequence MKRFFNILLSIRDKEILNYAAALSFYTILSLIPILFICFSVFTQISSFKIYYEKAKRVIFAFLIPAQQDIVATYLDTFLKNSVNLGIVGLIAMTFTSLAFFSGYDFVINRITKSEPKGIWQSISSYWTLLTLIPLGLGLSFYISGFIQQTLDNYKIGFNFFEILPFVIVWGLFFISYSSSVHKSSLKSLFIVSFSASAIWYIGKNLFVYYVVYNKTYASVYGSFSTILFFFIWIYISWIIYLFGLKIYFFLNHNDNEGKKIRKNTKKS encoded by the coding sequence TTGAAAAGATTTTTTAATATTTTACTTAGTATTCGTGATAAAGAAATTTTAAATTATGCTGCTGCTCTTAGTTTTTATACCATACTCTCTTTAATACCAATTTTATTTATATGTTTTTCTGTTTTTACTCAAATTTCAAGTTTTAAAATATATTATGAAAAAGCTAAACGTGTTATTTTTGCTTTTTTAATCCCTGCTCAGCAGGATATCGTAGCTACTTATTTGGATACTTTTTTAAAAAATAGTGTTAATTTGGGTATAGTAGGTCTTATAGCAATGACTTTTACTTCTTTAGCCTTCTTTTCCGGTTATGATTTTGTTATTAATCGTATAACTAAAAGCGAACCAAAAGGAATTTGGCAAAGTATTAGTTCTTATTGGACTTTATTAACTCTCATTCCTTTAGGGCTTGGACTTAGTTTTTATATTTCTGGTTTTATTCAGCAAACTTTGGATAATTATAAAATAGGATTTAATTTTTTTGAAATTTTACCTTTTGTAATTGTTTGGGGTTTATTTTTTATATCTTATTCAAGTTCTGTTCATAAAAGTTCTTTGAAAAGTTTATTTATTGTATCTTTTAGTGCGAGTGCTATTTGGTATATTGGAAAGAATTTATTTGTTTATTATGTGGTTTATAATAAAACTTATGCAAGTGTTTATGGATCATTTTCTACTATACTTTTTTTCTTTATTTGGATTTATATTTCTTGGATTATTTATCTTTTTGGACTTAAGATTTATTTCTTTTTAAATCATAATGATAATGAAGGGAAGAAGATTAGAAAAAATACAAAAAAGAGCTAA
- a CDS encoding DedA family protein, whose amino-acid sequence MQDMVNTLIQYGYIVLFFYSLGGGMVGILAAGILCSQGKMEISLCIFLAFFGNTLGSTLLFILGKYYKKDIMPYFKNHRRKLALATMKIKQYGIILLIVQKFIYGLKTFIPIAAGIAKYNFVKFSLINAFASLIWSIILGLAAYIFGHIIEKIFTQLGEYPYIAPLFLLILVGIIWFYLTKFSKK is encoded by the coding sequence GTGCAAGATATGGTTAATACCTTAATTCAATATGGTTATATAGTCCTATTTTTTTATTCTTTAGGCGGTGGTATGGTTGGAATTTTAGCCGCTGGAATACTTTGTTCTCAAGGAAAAATGGAAATTAGCTTATGTATTTTTTTAGCTTTTTTTGGAAATACCTTAGGATCTACTTTATTATTTATACTTGGAAAATATTATAAAAAAGATATAATGCCCTATTTTAAAAATCATCGACGAAAACTCGCATTAGCAACAATGAAAATTAAACAATATGGTATTATTTTACTTATCGTACAAAAATTTATTTACGGATTAAAAACTTTCATACCTATAGCAGCTGGAATAGCAAAATACAATTTTGTAAAATTTTCACTCATTAACGCTTTTGCGAGTTTAATCTGGTCGATTATCTTAGGTTTAGCAGCTTATATTTTTGGCCATATTATTGAAAAAATCTTTACCCAATTAGGGGAATATCCTTATATTGCTCCTCTTTTTTTACTGATATTAGTTGGAATTATTTGGTTTTATTTGACTAAATTTTCTAAAAAATAA